The following DNA comes from Candidatus Stygibacter australis.
CTTTTTCCACTTTTGTGGCTTGATGAAGATATTCCTTCTCCTGACCTATTCCCAGCACTACGTAATTGTCCCTTAACTGGGGACCATTAACAGTGATGTCCCGAGGATATTCCCGGTAAAGTGTCAGGTCAGGATGATCACCTTTTTCTTTTTTTAATTTTCCTGGTGACTCCAAGTCCACAAAACCTAACCAGCCGGAATCATAAAAATATACTGAATCTCCAGCTATGCCAGTCTTTAAATTTACATCGATCTTACCGATATAAAAAAGAGTATCAGCAACCGTTCCACGATAAACTCGATACTCAATAATCCTTCTATCCTTTGGTAATGGCGCCCAACTCACTACTAATCCACTCCCCGCATCGTCTGGTACATCTGATACGTGAAGGGATTTTACCATGTAGTCTTCCGGGTTCGCTTTTGCAAAGGATGAGTAAGGTAACAAGAAAGCTAAGATCAGTGCAAATAACACTAATCTGCCTTTCTGGTTCAGGTTAACCTTCATAAAGTACTCCTTCAACCTTATATTTAAATACATTTATTCAATTATCTGCAAATTCGTTACCACTCCGCAGGTTGTCAAATTTATTTTTTATCAATCCATATACATATCAACAAAATTATTTTCCCCGATACATTTCTTTGACACTATGCAATTGATATACAGTGATAAATCTCTGGTAAAAATGATGATGACCTTAGATTGCTAAGAATTTATCATTAGGAAACAATCGTTTTCTTGTATATTTATCTATCACTTTTTTACCCGGATTAAATTTTTCCCCAGGCTTTTTCTGCTCTAATTTAGCTAATTTCCTGTTTCAAACGGCCAAACAGGTATAACAACAAAGCACAATATAACAAAAAAATGTCAGTACGTGCTTTGTTGTTCCACCTTAAGGCTTCCTGATTACTTTTGATTACGCTAAAAGTATCTAATATAGTTGATTATATGATATTTCAGGTACTCTAGTTTTATATTAGTACAGTTTTTCTGTTGATTTTGCTGTTTTTGCTTTTTTCTCGGTATTATGTTCGTTCTTGTATGTATTTATGGATACATCGATTGAAAACAGAGATAATTATCAGGAGATTGAGAAATTACTCAATAATTCTCTGGTAACGTTTTCGTTTAAATAGCAGCAGGATCAGAAGCACGATTATGAGCAGAGATTGTGCTATAATGATGATCAGCAGCATAGTGGGATCCAGATTGATCGGATTTTTTTCTGAAGGCAGAAAGATATCCTGCTCCATACTGTCTGCAATGATCACTGGTTCATCTACTATTTCCGGTTCAATTTCTGATTTCAACTGATCTTTCAAATTCTGGACATTCTGCTTAAAAGCAGCCATTTCACTGGCAGGAACTGGTGGTCCGGCCACGTTTTTGAGTTTGAGCGGATCAATAGGGTTGCCATGCAGGTAGATAGTATAGTGCAGATGGTTTCCTGTGGAGCGACCCGTAGAGCCCACATAACCGATCACATCATGCTGCTTCACCTTTTGACCTGCTTTATATTTACCATACTTGCTCAGATGCCCGTAAAGAGTTTTATAGCCATTGGGATGCTTGATGATCACTGTATTGCCGGTGTGACCCGCATTCCAGCGAGCTTGCTGGATCACGCCATCGGCTGCTGCTTCGACCGGTGTGCCATAGGGTGCTGCATAATCCACTCCATTATGCATACTGTTTTTTTTTGTGATCGGATGTACCCTTCTGCCAAATTTACTGGTTATCCGGGTGAAATTCAAGGGGGATTTCAGGAAAGCCTTTTGGAAACAGACCCCCTTTTCATCGTAATATTTGCTGGAACCCTTGCTATCTGTAAAACGATAGGCAGTATCCTCAGAGGATTTACTGATATAGGAGGCAGCCAGAATATTACCGTATCTTACATGTTCACCATTGAGAGTATATTTTTCAAACAGAATTTTGATGCTGTCACCCTGGCGAGGGTCAATGAAAAAATCTATATCCCACTGGAATATCTGAGTGAAGAGCATGGCAAGGGCTGGCTGTTCACCTGCATCCAGAACTGTTTTATATAATGAGCTTTCTAGTACCCCTTCAATCAGCTCCACGTTCATGGTCAAGGTCTCTTCTGCTATCCTGGCAGTCATTGCTCCAGAGCTGTCACGATAGACCTGATACTTTTTGATAGGGTTTCTATAAAAAGTTAATTCATATATGAATCCGGTTGAATCAGTCATTACCTGGAACTTGTCACCAGGTTGTACATGTCGTAAATCAAATAGACTGTTCAAAGAGTTTACAGCATCGTAAACATCGTTACCGTTAAGTTCATTTTTAAGAAGAACATTAGCTAAAGTACCACCCTTAGGGATTTCACCACTAACCAGAAAAGGAGTAGGGAGATTTTGAACAGCAGTGATAGTAGTATCTACTTCTGAAAGCTGCTCATTTTGAAAATCAAATTCAATCTTTTTGGCGTTGTCAACCCCATTATCACGGCATGCGGGTAAAATTGCCATAAACAGACAAATCACGCTCAGTTTTATTATTTCAATAATATTCACAATCTAATCCTCAACACTTTTAGGGGAAGTAATCTGAACCAGCACAGGCTGTCAATAATAAAAAAGGCGGATTTTACATCCGCCTTGAGAGAGTTTTATGATTAAGTTTTGCTAATACATGATACATTAATTGTTCCAACCAGGAAAAAAAATCTAAATCAA
Coding sequences within:
- a CDS encoding peptidoglycan DD-metalloendopeptidase family protein produces the protein MAILPACRDNGVDNAKKIEFDFQNEQLSEVDTTITAVQNLPTPFLVSGEIPKGGTLANVLLKNELNGNDVYDAVNSLNSLFDLRHVQPGDKFQVMTDSTGFIYELTFYRNPIKKYQVYRDSSGAMTARIAEETLTMNVELIEGVLESSLYKTVLDAGEQPALAMLFTQIFQWDIDFFIDPRQGDSIKILFEKYTLNGEHVRYGNILAASYISKSSEDTAYRFTDSKGSSKYYDEKGVCFQKAFLKSPLNFTRITSKFGRRVHPITKKNSMHNGVDYAAPYGTPVEAAADGVIQQARWNAGHTGNTVIIKHPNGYKTLYGHLSKYGKYKAGQKVKQHDVIGYVGSTGRSTGNHLHYTIYLHGNPIDPLKLKNVAGPPVPASEMAAFKQNVQNLKDQLKSEIEPEIVDEPVIIADSMEQDIFLPSEKNPINLDPTMLLIIIIAQSLLIIVLLILLLFKRKRYQRIIE